A section of the Papio anubis isolate 15944 chromosome 4, Panubis1.0, whole genome shotgun sequence genome encodes:
- the EN2 gene encoding homeobox protein engrailed-2, producing MEENDPKPGEAAAAVEGQRQPESSPGGGSGGSGGGSSPGEADTGRRRALMLPAVLQAPGNHQHPHRITNFFIDNILRPEFGRRKDAGTCCAGAGGGRGGGAGGEGGASGAEGGGGAGGSEQLLGSGSQEPRQNPPCAPGSGGPLPAAGSDSPGDGEGGSKTLSLHGGAKKGSDPGGPLDGALKARGLGGGDLSVSSDSDSSQAGANLGAQPMLWPAWVYCTRYSDRPSSGPRSRKPKKKNPNKEDKRPRTAFTAEQLQRLKAEFQTNRYLTEQRRQSLAQELSLNESQIKIWFQNKRAKIKKATGNKNTLAVHLMAQGLYNHSTTAKEGKSDSE from the exons ATGGAGGAGAATGACCCCAAGCCCGGCgaagcggcggcggcggtggaGGGACAGCGGCAGCCGGAATCCAGCCCCGGCGGCGGCTcgggcggcagcggcggcggtaGCAGCCCGGGCGAAGCGGACACCGGGCGCCGGCGGGCTCTGATGCTGCCCGCGGTCCTGCAGGCGCCCGGCAACCACCAGCACCCGCACCGCATCACCAACTTCTTCATCGACAACATCCTGCGGCCCGAGTTCGGCCGGCGAAAGGACGCGGGGACCTGCTGTGCGGGTGCGGGAGGAGGAAGGGGCGGCGGAGCCGGCGGCGAAGGCGGCGCGAGCGGTGCAGAGGGAGGCGGCGGCGCCGGCGGCTCGGAGCAGCTCTTGGGGTCCGGCTCCCAAGAGCCCCGGCAGAACCCGCCGTGCGCGCCCGGCTCGGGCGGGCCGCTCCCAGCCGCCGGCAGCGACTCTCCGGGTGACGGGGAAGGCGGCTCCAAGACGCTCTCGCTGCATGGTGGCGCCAAGAAAGGCAGCGACCCCGGCGGCCCCCTGGACGGGGCGCTCAAGGCCCGCGGCTTGGGCGGCGGCGACCTGTCGGTGAGCTCGGACTCGGACAGCTCGCAAGCCGGCGCCAACCTGGGCGCGCAGCCCATGCTCTGGCCGGCGTGGGTCTACTGTACGCGCTACTCGGACCGGCCTTCTTCAG GTCCCAGGTCTCGAAAACCAAAGAAGAAGAACCCGAACAAAGAGGACAAGCGGCCGCGCACGGCCTTTACCGCGGAGCAGCTGCAGAGGCTCAAGGCCGAGTTCCAGACCAACAGGTACCTGACAGAGCAGCGGCGCCAGAGCCTGGCGCAGGAGCTCAGCCTCAACGAGTCACAGATCAAGATTTGGTTCCAGAACAAGCGCGCCAAGATCAAGAAGGCCACGGGCAACAAGAACACGCTGGCCGTGCACCTCATGGCACAGGGCTTGTACAACCACTCCACCACAGCCAAGGAGGGCAAGTCGGACAGCGAGTAA